Within Rhodospirillales bacterium RIFCSPLOWO2_02_FULL_58_16, the genomic segment ACGGCTCATGGCTGGTCCTGACCGCCGAGACCGGTGTTTATGGACGCGGGGAGAAGACCCTGATATTAGTCGGAGCGGTTAATCTGTTCCACGATTCAGGATATGAATTCCGCACCGATGAAGCCCAAATCGACCTCAATGAAGGAATTGCCTACGGCAAGTCGCCGGTGGAAGGCCAGGGGCCGTTCGGCGATTTGCAGGGGGAGGGCTTCCGCCTCGCCAGGGGGGGCAAGACCATCTATTTTACCGGCAAGTCCAGGCTTGTCATTTATCCCGGTATAGGCAAGCCGCCCGCCGGGAAAGGTTGAATTTATGAAACGCGCCGTTATCGCCGGAATATTCGTTGCCGTTGTTCTGTCGCCGATCATGGCGCCGGGGGGGCGTCCGGCGTCCGCCCAAAGTCTCAATTTCAGCAGCGGCGGGTCGGATGTTCCGATCGAGATTTTTGCCGAGAACGGAATCGAGTGGCAGCAGGAAGAACTTATCTTTTTGGCCAGGGGCAATGCCCGCGCCGTGCGCGGCGAGGTGGAAGTGCGGGCCGACTTGCTGCGCGCCTATTACCGCAGGAGCGAAACCGGGGCCACGGTGATTACCAGACTTGACGCGGAGGGCAACGTGAAAATTATCACGCCCGGCGAGAAAGCCTACGGCAACAAGGGAATCTACGATATCGAGAACGCTGTCCTGGTTCTCAGCGGCGGCAAGGTGCGCTATGTCACCGCAAATGATGAAATCACCGCCGATAACCAGATCGAATATTGGGAAAAGAAACAAATGGCGGTGGCTCGCGGCAACGCCGTCGCCACGCACGAGGGCAAGCGGTTGCGGGCCGACGTGATGGCCGCTTATTTCCGCAACAACGAAAAAGGCAAAAGCTCGGTCTATCGCGTCGAGGCCTTCGATAATGTCCGGATCGACACCGACAAGGATCAGGCCGCTTCCGACCGCGCCGTCTACAATGTGGAAAGTGGTATCGCTACTCTGACCGGATCGGTTAAGATTATCCGCGAGCAGAATGAACTTAACGGATGTTCCGCCGAGGTGAACCTGAACACCGGAATCAGCAAGTTGTTCAGTTGCCCTTCGGCGGTTCAGGGCGGCGAGCGCGTGCGTGGTTTTCTGAAACCTAACAGCGGAAAGAAAAAGTAAACTGTTCCATGGATAACCAGAAGCCGCTTTCTCCCGGCAAGAATGACAGCAGCGGACGCCGGGTAAGTTCTGAAAGGCGTTTCGGCGACGGGGCGCACTTGGCGGATTCGATGGGATTTGATCAAACGGACGGCGCGCCGAGGCTGGTGTCCGACAGCACTCCGGGGCTTGTCGCTTCTAATCTGGGCAAGCGTTTCAAGAAGCGCCCTGTGGTGCGCGGCGTCTCGATTTCGATAGGCCGGGGCGAAGTAGTCGGTCTTCTTGGTCCCAACGGCGCCGGCAAGACGACCTGCTTCTATCTGATCACCGGACTTATCCCTCCTGATTACGGGTCGGTTTTCCTTGACGGCAACGATATTACCGACCTGCCTATGTACAGGCGCGCCAGATTGGGCATCGGCTATCTTCCCCAGGAAGCCTCCATTTTTCGCGGCCTGACCGTGGAGAGCAATATCCGCGCCGTTCTCGAAGTGGTGGAAAGCTCAAGGGATCGCCGCGAGGCGATCCTAGAGTCCCTGCTCGGCGAATTCTCGATCAGTCACTTGCGGCGCACTCCGGCGCTGGCTTTATCCGGCGGCGAACGCCGGCGCGTTGAGATTGCCCGCACCCTGGCCTCAAATCCTCATTTCATTCTGCTTGATGAACCCTTCGCCGGTATCGATCCTATCGCCGTCGGCGACATCCGTGATCTGGTCGCCCATCTCAAGCACCGGGGTATCGGCGTTCTGATCACTGATCATAACGTCAGGGAAACCATGGACGTCGTTGATCGCGCCTACATTATTCATGACGGCATGATGCTGATGGAAGGCCTCCCTGCCGACATTATCGGTAATGAGGATGTCAGGCGCGTGTATCTGGGCGAACGGTTTAGCCTTTAGGGTCTAAAATGGCGCTGACCCCCCGCCTTGAACTGCGTCAGTCCCAATCGCTGGTGATGACGCCGCAGTTGCAGCAGGCCATCAAGCTGTTGCAGTTCTCCAACATTGAGCTTGCCGAGTATGTGGAGCAGGAGCTGGAGCAGAACCCGCTTCTTGAGCGCGGCGACGACGACTACGGCATTGACGGCGGGACCGACGACGCCTTCCGGGAAGATGTCGGGGAGGCGGAGGACGCTCCTCTGCGGACCATGGACCTGAGCGCTTCGGACGTCTCGCAGATGCCGGACGACGCCGCTCTGGACATGGACTACAACACTCACCGGGATAACGATTGCCCCTCCGACGCTGAAGGAGATTTCAGTCAAGGCGCCGGTTTAGGCAATTCCTCCTTCGCCGAGTGGGGCCGGCGCGGCGGCGGCGGAGGCCTTGACGAAGATTCGGCAAATCTGGAGGAGACGCTGGCCGGCAAGATGTCGTTGCGCGATCATCTGACCGGTCAATTGACGATGGGGGTGAACGATCAGGCGGATCGGATGATCGGCCTGCATTTGATCGACTCGCTGGATGACGCCGGATACATCGGCGCCGACCTGTCGCCGGTGACGGAAGCTTTGAACTGCCCCCTTGAGCGGGTAGAGAAGGTTCTGGCCAAGCTTCAGCAGTTCGACCCGCCCGGAATTTTTGCCCGCAGTCTCAGCGAGTGTCTGGCTCTTCAGTTGCAGGACAAGAACCGGCTGGACCCGGCGATGGCGGCGCTGCTCGACAATCTGGACCTGCTGGCCAAGCGGGACATGGCGGCCCTGATCAAGGTTTGCGGCGTCAATGCCGAGGATATCGCCGACATGCTGGCCGAGATCAGGGCGCTGGACCCCAAGCCGGCGCTGAGGTTTGACAGCGTGATCATGCAACCGATCATTCCCGACGTCATTATGAGGGCAAAATCGCAGGGAGGGTGGTTGATTGAACTGAACGCCGACACCCTGCCGCGAGTCCTGGTCAATAATAGTTATCACGCCCATATCAAGGGCGCCGTCCGCAGCAAGGAGGACAAGCAGTACATTACCGAATGCGCGCAATCCGCCAACTGGCTGGTGAAGTCCCTTCACCAGCGGGCCTCCACCATCCTTAAGACGGCAACCGAGATCGTGCGCCGACAAGACGGTTTTTTCGTTCACGGCGTAGGCAGCTTGAGGCCGTTGGTGCTGCGCGACATCGCCGAAGAGATCGAAATGCACGAAAGCACCGTCAGCCGCGTTACTTCCAACAAGTATATAGCCACCCCGCGAGGCATCTACGAACTGAAGTATTTTTTCACGCCGGCGATTGCCTCTTCGTCCGGCGGCGAATCTCATTCTGCGGAATCGGTTCGTCACCGCATCAGGATTCTGATAGACGAAGAGCCGCCCTCTAAAATTTTGTCTGATGACAAATTAGTAGCCGTCCTGAAGAACGAGGGCATCGATATTGCCCGCCGCACCGTGGCAAAATACAGGGAGGCGATGGGCATAGCGTCTTCAGTGCAGCGCCGTCACGAGAAGGCGTCTTGCTTCTGAATTCCGGCGTATGTCGCGTGAATGTTGACACCGGGGCTTATGACAACTAACTTCCCGACCTTCGTCGGCCATGGATATGGATTCTTGGCTGCAGGTGTTGTATTGTTGCCTGAACTGATCGACAAAAACTTCACGATCAACAGTATTGGAGCCTCATACAGGAGGATGGCTTTTTTTCATGGAAATATCCGTCAAAGGCAAGAACGTAGACATCGGCGACTCATTGCGCAGTCACGCCGAAGATAATTTGAATGCAAACGTCAGGAAATATTTCGACAAAGCGCTCGACGCAAGCGTGGTTTTTTCCCGCCAGTCTCATCTGTTTCGCGTCGATATCTCGGTTCACGCGGGACGCGACATTCTGGTGCAGGGCAGCGCCTCGACCGATGACGCATATGCCGCTTTCGACGGCGCCCTGGCGCGCATTTCAAAACAGTTGAGGCGTTACAAGCGTCGTCTGTGCGGCCACAAGGGCCGGGACAACGATGAGAGGACGCTGGCTCAATATGCCATCATCGCCAAGGAAGATGAGAACGAGGAGGTCGGCGAAGAAGCCCAGCCCGTCATCGTCGCCGAGATGTCCCATGAAATCTCCACCATTACCGTCGGCGAGGCGGTCATGCGCATGGACCTGATCGATTCGCCGGTAATGATGTTCCGCAACAAGGCCCACGGCGGACTTAACGTGGTTTATCGCCGTAACGACGGCAATGTCGGTTGGATCGATCCCAGCAACACTTTGTAGGAGCCGGGACAGGAAGCGACCATGGAGATTACTGATTTCGTCAGCACGGAAAGCGTTATCTCCAACTTGCGCGCCACCAGCAAGAAACAAGCCTTGCAGGACCTTGCCAAGCGCGCCGCCGCCATTACCGGATTGCACGAACGCGCCATCTTCGACGTTCTTATGGAGCGTGAGAAACTAGGCTCTACCGGCGTCGGCAACGGCATCGCCATTCCTCACGGCAAGCTGCCCGGCCTGGAACGTCTTCACGGTCTGTTTGCCCGGCTGGAACGGCCCGTCGATTTTCATTCCGTTGATGAACAGCCGGTAGACCTGATTTTCCTGTTGTTGGCGCCTGAATCGGCAGGAGCCGATCATCTCAAGGCGCTGGCCAGGGCGTCCAGATTGCTGCGCGACAAGTCGATGTGCGCAAAGCTGCGCGGAACCGACAGCGCGGAAGCCCTTTACGCCCTTCTGACCGAGCATCAGGAATCTCACGCCGTTTAGCGGTTATTTTGTTTTTACGTCTACAGGCTTCCGGTTCTTGGCCTTTGTTCTTCCCTTCTCGATCTTGATGATGCGCACTTCAGGCTCCGGGTTTTGTTGATAGAGATCAATGTTCAGAAGTCCGTCTTCCAGGAACGCGCCTTTGATCTCGATGCCGTCGGCCAACAGAAAAGTGCGCTGAAACCGGCGTTCGGCGAGGCCCCGGTGCAGGAACACCCGATGCGGATCGTTCTCCTTGGCGCGGCCTCGGATGACAAGCTGATTGTTCTCCAGCGAGGCGCCCAGATCATCCGATGAGAATCCGGCCACCGCCACCGTGATCCGCAGACTGTTTTCTCCCGTTTGCTCGATATTGTAAGGCGGATAGCCGTCCGGCGATGCCTTGGACAGACGTTCAAGGACATTTTCGAAGTGGTCAAAGCCCAGCATGAACGGGCTGTTGAAGACGGGTGGGCGAGACATGGCGTTTTCCTCTTGCTTTTCCCTCCTTACCAAGGAGGGGCAGGGGAGGTTGCTGCAACGACCCCCTCTAACTCCCCCTTGAAGCAAGGGGGAGGGTTTTTCAGAGTCATTTCTTACGGCCACTGGTATTTGCGATTGTTAATATCGGCAACTCGCCGCCGACCGTCAAGGGGAGGAGGAATTATGTCCCCGTAATTCCGCCGCACCAACGTCGCCAGATGCGCCGGTAGGCGGCGTCAACCGCCCCGGCGTAGGCTTTCGAATCGCCGACCGGGGAAGCGGCCAGGCGGCGGCGCAATGATGTTCTCAATCGGGCCAGGGCGGCNNNNNNNNNNNNNNCGATCCAGTCATTCAGCCCCAATGCCGATAAAATGGACGCCGTGTCGCGGGTGGAGGGCATATGCCCCTTGATGGTCGCTACCGGCGCTCCCATCCACAGGCTTTCCATGGTCGAGGCGCCGCCGCTGGCGGTCAGGGGATCAAAAGTCATATCGACCTGGCCGTAAGCGGCAAGATGCTCGAACCATGAAGTTTTGCCGAGCATCATGATTCGTTCTTTCTCCACCCCGCGTGCGGCGAATTCTTTGACTATGCGCCGTTGCTGATCGCCGGAACTCATGGCTTCGTTCTTGATCAGGATCGAGGCGCCGGGGATCGCGGCCAATACGGCGCTCCACAGGTCCAGCGCCTGTTCGGACACTTTTGCCATCCTGTTGAAATAGCCGAAGGTGACGCCTTTGCCGCTTGCGGCGGGAGAAGGCGCGACCGGCGGGGCGTCGTCGGGGCACGAGTAGGCGATCACGCAGGGAAGATGGATGATCTCCTCGGTATAAAGTTTTTCTTCTTCCTCGGTCACATAGATCGGATCGGCGAACAGATAGTCGATGGTCTCCAGACCGGTTCCCAGGGCGTGTCCCCAGGCGGTGACCTGGAGCGGAGCAGGCTTGCGGGCGAACAAAAGCAGCCGGTTATCTCTGGAATGACCGGAAAGATCGACCAGGATGTCGATGCCGTCGTTACGGATCAATTCCGCCGCCTCGTCGTCGGACAGGCCGATGATTGACCGCCAGCCGTCAGTCGAGTCGCGGAAGCGCTCGGTCATGTCGTCCTCTTGCGCCGAGTTGGAATAGCAGATCGCCCGGAAGCGCGAACGGTCATAGTCGATCAGCGCCGGGGCGAAAATATAAGCGGCGGAGTGTCTTCTGAAATCAGCCGAAACATACCCCACGCGCAAACGCCGCTCAGGATCAGGATCGTTGCCGTGGGGGCGAATTTTCCCGGCCATGGGCCTGGCGTAAAGCTCCCCCCAGCGCCGGCGTTCCTGCTGGGCCTGGGCGAGGCCGGCGCCGGGGTCGAAATCAAGGGCATAGATCAGATTGGAACGCGCCTCGACAAACCCCGGAGCGATGGCCAGGGACCGGCGAAGAGCGGCAACGGCTTCCACGGGCTTGCCCGTTTCGGCGAGGGTGTTGCCGAGGTTGTAATGGGCTTCGACGTAATCGGGCCAAAGGGCGACGGCTTTTTCGAATGACGTGACCGCTTCTTCGATGCTCCCCATGGCGACGAGGGCATTGCCCAGGTTATTGAAAGCCTCGGCGTAGTCCGGCTTGAGGGCAATGGCCTGCCGATAGGCGGCGACGGCCTCCGTCAACCGCTCCATCCCCTTCAGGACGATCCCCAGATTGTTATGAGCATCGGCGGAAGCGGGATTGAGGGCGACGGCCCGGCTCAGGGCGGACAGGGCGTCTTGCCGCCGCCCGCCCTGTTTCATCAAGGCGACTCCGAGATTGACGTGAGCTGCGGCGTCGTCCGCGTTCAGGGAGACTGATCGCTCCATCAGGGAAACCGCTTCCGCATGGCGACCCTTGCCCAGGGCCAGCACGCCCAGCAGATGAAGCAGATGGGGATTGTCGGGGCGATGGTTCAGAACCTGCCTGAAGCCGGCTTCCGCCTCGTCCATGCGTCCGGCCTGATAGTGGCCGAGGGCGGCGGTCATTTCCGCCTCGACATTGAAGTTGCCCTTGTCCTGACTTAGTTTCGCCTGCCGGCGGCGTAGCTTGCGGTTCATGGTCAGATCAGCCGGGCGCCCAATGGAGCGTAGTGTCAGCCGATGAGTGCGTCATACTTTGCATGGCTTCCTATCCAAAACCACTGAACGCCCTCTTCAACGGGCATCCCAAGCGCACGGTAATAGAGACCAATACGAACGCTTCGAAACTTCCCGGAACAGACCGGCTTGAAATGTAACGACGGGTGAGATGGGTTTTCGTTGAGCAGAGCGTAGTTGCGTAAAGCAAGGTGCCGAATTTCGGGCGGCAGAGACTCAAAGCAACGCCAGAATCTGGCTGAAGCAAAGTGCTTCAAAGCTCGCGAGACGCACCGCTACGATACTCAGCCAATGCTTCCTCAGCCAGGGCATCTAATTTTCCGGCGACCGCATCGGACTCAATCTGTGCGTCCCAAGCGGTAGCATCGAATTCCAAGAACCAGCGACGGAACTCGGCAAGATCAGCGAGCGGAAGCTCCTGAACCGCATTTTCAATGGCTTCGACGGTTGACATGTCAATTCTCCAAAGAGCTTGCTAAACCGATATTCCCCGGATGAACTTTATTTTAGAGCAAAACATTAGCCCTCCGGGGCGCTCTTGGCAATATCGGGTTAGTTGTGAAGCCGGGCGCCGGCGGGCAGCGGATAGCCGCGCAGGAAATCTTCGGCCATGGTCGGCTCCTTGCCCGCCCTTTGCAGTTGCTTGAGGGTGAGCGTTCCGCTGCCGCAGGCCACCGTCAGCTTGTCATCGATTACGGCGCCGGGTTCGCCGCTTCCCTTGCCGGTCTTTGCCGCCAGCACCTTGATCCGCGTTCCTTGATGCTCAAACCAGACGCCGGGCCAAGGGTTGAGCGCCCTTACCGTGCGTTCCAGCTCATCCGCCGGTAGAGTCCAGTCCAGCCGTCCCTCGTCGCGCTCCAGCTTGTGGGCGTAGGTTACGCCTTCGGAGGGCTGGGGCGCGGCGGTCAGGCTTTTGTCGGCTATTCCCGCCAACGCCTTGACGATCAGCCGCGCTCCCATTTTTGACAGGGTATCGTGCAGGTCTTGAGCGGTGGTTTCAGGCGTGATCGGGGTTCTTTCGGCAAGCAGGATGGGGCCGGCGTCCAGTTCTTTCACCAGCCGTATGACGGCGATGCCGCTTTCGGCGTCGCCGGCCATGATCGCCCTTTGGATGGGGGCCGCCCCGCGCCAGCGCGGCAACAGCGAGGCATGGATATTGAGGCAGCCGAAGCGGGGTGCGTTAAGAATGGCGTCGGGCAGAATCAGGCCGTAGGCGGCGACTACGGCGACGTCGGCGGCCAGGGCGGCGAAGGCTTTTTGTTCGGCTTCGCCCTTGAGACTTTTCGGCGTCAGCACCGGCAATCCCCCGGACTCGGCGAAGGCGTGGACGGCGGAGGGGCGTTCTTTGTGGCCGCGTCCGGCGGGCCTGGGCGGCTGGGAATAAACGCAGGCGATATCGTGTCCGGCATCCGACAAGGCCGCCAACGCCGGAACCGCGAAATCGGGACTCCCCATGAAGATCAGACGCATCACCCGGCTTCCGCTTTTTGCAGCTTTTTTATTTTGGTCAGCTTGCGCAGGATGATGTTGCGCTTAAGAGCCGATATATGGTCAACGAACAGCGTGCCTTTCAAGTGGTCCATTTCGTGCTGGATGCAACGGGCGAGCAGGCCGTCGGCTTCGATCTCCCGCGTGCTGTCGTTGCGGTCCAGATAGCGCACCCGCACTCGGGCGGGGCGGGTGACCTCGGCGAACTGATCGGGCAGGGACAGGCAGCCCTCTTCGTTGCATACTTTTTCCTCTGAGACCCAAACCGTCTCGGGATCAGCCATGCACAAGGGGGCCGGTTTTTCTTCTTTCTTGGCGATATCAATGACAATAACATGCTTATGTACGCCCACCTGGGGCGCCGCCAGACCGATGCCCTTGGCGGCGTACATGGATTCCAGCATGTCGTCCATAAGCTTTTGCACTTCTTTATCGACGCGCCGCACAGGCAGGCATTTGTTTTTCAGGCGTGGATCGGGGGCGATGATTATGGGCAGCTTGGTCATGAATCCTCGTTAGTCCTTGTAATGTCCG encodes:
- a CDS encoding ribosomal subunit interface protein; translated protein: MEISVKGKNVDIGDSLRSHAEDNLNANVRKYFDKALDASVVFSRQSHLFRVDISVHAGRDILVQGSASTDDAYAAFDGALARISKQLRRYKRRLCGHKGRDNDERTLAQYAIIAKEDENEEVGEEAQPVIVAEMSHEISTITVGEAVMRMDLIDSPVMMFRNKAHGGLNVVYRRNDGNVGWIDPSNTL
- a CDS encoding LPS export ABC transporter ATP-binding protein, with product MGFDQTDGAPRLVSDSTPGLVASNLGKRFKKRPVVRGVSISIGRGEVVGLLGPNGAGKTTCFYLITGLIPPDYGSVFLDGNDITDLPMYRRARLGIGYLPQEASIFRGLTVESNIRAVLEVVESSRDRREAILESLLGEFSISHLRRTPALALSGGERRRVEIARTLASNPHFILLDEPFAGIDPIAVGDIRDLVAHLKHRGIGVLITDHNVRETMDVVDRAYIIHDGMMLMEGLPADIIGNEDVRRVYLGERFSL
- a CDS encoding peptide deformylase, with amino-acid sequence MTKLPIIIAPDPRLKNKCLPVRRVDKEVQKLMDDMLESMYAAKGIGLAAPQVGVHKHVIVIDIAKKEEKPAPLCMADPETVWVSEEKVCNEEGCLSLPDQFAEVTRPARVRVRYLDRNDSTREIEADGLLARCIQHEMDHLKGTLFVDHISALKRNIILRKLTKIKKLQKAEAG
- a CDS encoding heat-shock protein Hsp20, with product MSRPPVFNSPFMLGFDHFENVLERLSKASPDGYPPYNIEQTGENSLRITVAVAGFSSDDLGASLENNQLVIRGRAKENDPHRVFLHRGLAERRFQRTFLLADGIEIKGAFLEDGLLNIDLYQQNPEPEVRIIKIEKGRTKAKNRKPVDVKTK
- a CDS encoding PTS IIA-like nitrogen-regulatory protein PtsN produces the protein MEITDFVSTESVISNLRATSKKQALQDLAKRAAAITGLHERAIFDVLMEREKLGSTGVGNGIAIPHGKLPGLERLHGLFARLERPVDFHSVDEQPVDLIFLLLAPESAGADHLKALARASRLLRDKSMCAKLRGTDSAEALYALLTEHQESHAV
- a CDS encoding RNA polymerase sigma-54 factor; translation: MALTPRLELRQSQSLVMTPQLQQAIKLLQFSNIELAEYVEQELEQNPLLERGDDDYGIDGGTDDAFREDVGEAEDAPLRTMDLSASDVSQMPDDAALDMDYNTHRDNDCPSDAEGDFSQGAGLGNSSFAEWGRRGGGGGLDEDSANLEETLAGKMSLRDHLTGQLTMGVNDQADRMIGLHLIDSLDDAGYIGADLSPVTEALNCPLERVEKVLAKLQQFDPPGIFARSLSECLALQLQDKNRLDPAMAALLDNLDLLAKRDMAALIKVCGVNAEDIADMLAEIRALDPKPALRFDSVIMQPIIPDVIMRAKSQGGWLIELNADTLPRVLVNNSYHAHIKGAVRSKEDKQYITECAQSANWLVKSLHQRASTILKTATEIVRRQDGFFVHGVGSLRPLVLRDIAEEIEMHESTVSRVTSNKYIATPRGIYELKYFFTPAIASSSGGESHSAESVRHRIRILIDEEPPSKILSDDKLVAVLKNEGIDIARRTVAKYREAMGIASSVQRRHEKASCF
- a CDS encoding methionyl-tRNA formyltransferase, producing MRLIFMGSPDFAVPALAALSDAGHDIACVYSQPPRPAGRGHKERPSAVHAFAESGGLPVLTPKSLKGEAEQKAFAALAADVAVVAAYGLILPDAILNAPRFGCLNIHASLLPRWRGAAPIQRAIMAGDAESGIAVIRLVKELDAGPILLAERTPITPETTAQDLHDTLSKMGARLIVKALAGIADKSLTAAPQPSEGVTYAHKLERDEGRLDWTLPADELERTVRALNPWPGVWFEHQGTRIKVLAAKTGKGSGEPGAVIDDKLTVACGSGTLTLKQLQRAGKEPTMAEDFLRGYPLPAGARLHN